In the genome of Shewanella glacialimarina, one region contains:
- a CDS encoding chemotaxis protein — MQIQSAYSSGVQGLQNSQQGLAQATTAVAAPDPKPTAPAAQQDTVTLSSQAVEQSDKTSALVSAVESEQQGEASVKVIEAATETVGSIINIEA, encoded by the coding sequence ATGCAAATTCAATCCGCGTATTCATCGGGCGTTCAAGGTTTACAAAATTCTCAACAAGGTCTGGCGCAGGCAACTACCGCAGTTGCAGCTCCCGATCCTAAGCCGACAGCACCTGCGGCTCAACAGGATACGGTAACATTAAGTAGCCAAGCTGTTGAACAGTCAGATAAAACCAGTGCATTAGTCTCTGCCGTTGAATCAGAACAGCAAGGCGAAGCTTCAGTTAAAGTGATAGAAGCCGCTACCGAAACGGTTGGCAGCATTATCAATATTGAGGCCTAA